Proteins from one Phocoena sinus isolate mPhoSin1 chromosome 8, mPhoSin1.pri, whole genome shotgun sequence genomic window:
- the RPS3 gene encoding 40S ribosomal protein S3: MAVQISKKRKFVADGIFKAELNEFLTRELAEDGYSGVEVRVTPTRTEIIILATRTQNVLGEKGRRIRELTAVVQKRFGFPEGSVELYAEKVATRGLCAIAQAESLRYKLLGGLAVRRACYGVLRFIMESGAKGCEVVVSGKLRGQRAKSMKFVDGLMIHSGDPVNYYVDTAVRHVLLRQGVLGIKVKIMLPWDPTGKIGPKKPLPDHVSIVEPKDEILPTTPISEQKGGKPEPPAMPQPVPTA, encoded by the exons ATGGCGGTGCAGATATCCAAGAAGAGAAAG TTTGTTGCTGACGGCATATTCAAAGCTGAACTGAATGAGTTTCTCACTCGGGAGCTGGCTGAAGATGGGTACTCTGGAGTTGAGGTCCGAGTGACACCAACCAGGACAGAAATCATTATCTTGGCTACCAG GACACAGAATGTTCTTGGTGAGAAGGGCCGGCGGATCCGGGAATTGACTGCTGTGGTTCAGAAGAGATTTGGCTTCCCTGAGGGCAGTGTAGAG CTTTATGCTGAAAAGGTGGCCACGAGAGGTCTGTGTGCCATTGCCCAGGCAGAGTCTCTGCGTTACAAACTCCTAGGAGGCCTTGCTGTGCGGAG GGCCTGCTATGGTGTGCTGCGGTTCATCATGGAGAGTGGGGCCAAAGGCTGCGAGGTCGTGGTGTCGGGGAAGCTCCGAGGACAGAGGGCTAAATCCATGAAGTTTGTGGACGGCCTGATGATCCACAGTGGGGACCCTGTTAACTACTACGTCGATACTGCCGTGCGCCACGTGCTGCTCAGGCAGG GTGTGCTGGGCATCAAGGTAAAGATCATGCTGCCTTGGGACCCAACTGGTAAGATTGGCCCTAAGAAGCCCCTGCCTGATCACGTGAGCATTGTGGAACCCAAAGATGAAATACTGCCCACCACTCCCATCTCCGAACAGAAGGGTGGGAAGCCAGAGCCACCTGCCATGCCTCAGCCGGTACCCACAGCATAA
- the KLHL35 gene encoding kelch-like protein 35 codes for MRACLSKPVNQRKEWTLEGPVLEEPELDWGSEAPCAGSCHAQRILHTLNAYRRSGTLTDVVLRAGGRDFPCHRAALSAGSTYFRSLFAAGQPERGLAMVPVVPEAPGLAGTAVATALAVVLDYLYGAGVRLRAEDEAAAVLALAERLGVAGLREACARFLEGRLRAANSLALRRVAAAFSLASLAERCGRVLRQAFAEVARHADFLELTPDEVAALLADPALGVAQEEAVFEAAMRWVRHDPPARRGQLRRLLEHVRLPLLAPAYFLEKVEADELLQACGECRPLLLEARACFILGRETGTLRARPRRFMDLAEVIVVIGGCDRKGLLKLPFADAYHPDSRRWTPLPSVPGFARSEFATCTLRNDIYVSGGHINSRDVWMFSSHLHTWIKVASLHKGRWRHKMAVVQGQLFVVGGFDGLRRLCSVERYDPFSNTWAAAAPLLEAVSSAAVAPCAGRLYVMGGARRDGVNTNKVQCFDPKEDQWSLRSPAPFSQRCLEAVALEDTIYVVGGLMSKIFTYNPGMDVWGEAAVLPSPVESCGVTVCDGKVHILGGRDDHGESTDRIFTFDPSSGQVEAQPSLQRCTSSHGCVTIVQSLGR; via the exons ATGCGCGCCTGCCTGAGTAAACCAGTGAACCAACGGAAGGAATG GACGCTGGAGGGCCCAGTGCTGGAGGAGCCGGAGCTGGATTGGGGCTCCGAGGCGCCGTGCGCGGGGTCCTGCCACGCACAGCGCATCCTGCACACCCTGAATGCATATCGGCGGAGCGGCACCCTCACCGACGTGGTGCTACGTGCCGGCGGCCGCGACTTCCCATGCCACCGCGCAGCGCTTAGCGCGGGCAGCACCTACTTCCGCAGCCTGTTCGCGGCTGGGCAGCCAGAGCGTGGCCTGGCTATGGTGCCCGTGGTACCCGAGGCGCCGGGCCTCGCCGGGACAGCGGTGGCGACGGCGCTGGCCGTGGTGCTCGACTACCTGTACGGAGCGGGCGTGCGGCTGCGCGCGGAGGACGAAGCGGCTGCGGTGCTGGCACTGGCCGAGCGACTGGGCGTGGCAGGCCTGCGCGAGGCCTGCGCGCGCTTCCTCGAAGGTCGCCTGCGCGCCGCTAACAGCCTGGCGCTGCGTCGCGTGGCCGCTGCCTTCTCCCTCGCCTCTCTGGCCGAGCGTTGCGGCCGCGTGCTGCGCCAGGCCTTCGCCGAGGTGGCGCGCCACGCCGACTTCTTGGAGCTGACGCCCGACGAGGTGGCAGCGCTTCTGGCCGACCCAGCGCTGGGCGTGGCGCAAGAGGAGGCCGTGTTCGAAGCGGCCATGCGCTGGGTGCGTCACGACCCGCCAGCCCGCCGCGGACAGCTGCGGCGCTTGCTGGAGCACGTGCGCCTGCCCTTGCTGGCGCCCGCCTATTTCCTGGAGAAGGTAGAGGCTGACGAGTTGTTGCAGGCCTGCGGTGAGTGCCGCCCGCTGCTGCTAGAGGCCCGTGCCTGCTTCATCCTGGGCCGCGAGACCGGCACACTGCGGGCCCGGCCGCGCAG ATTCATGGACCTAGCTGAAGTGATCGTGGTCATCGGCGGTTGCGATCGCAAGGGGCTCCTTAAGCTGCCGTTCGCCGACGCCTACCATCCCGACAGCCGGCGCTGGACCCCACTGCCCAGCGTGCCCGGCTTCGCGCGCTCAGAGTTCGCGACCTGCACTCTCCGCAATGACATCTATGTCTCTG GAGGCCACATCAACAGCCGTGATGTGTGGATGTTTAGCTCCCATCTGCACACTTGGATCAAGGTGGCCTCGCTGCACAAGGGCAGGTGGAGGCACAAGATGGCGGTCGTGCAGGGGCAG CTGTTTGTGGTGGGCGGCTTCGACGGCCTGCGGCGCCTGTGCAGCGTAGAGCGCTATGACCCCTTCTCCAACACCTGGGCTGCTGCGGCCCCGCTCCTAGAGGCAGTGAGCTCAGCTGCCGTGGCACCCTGCGCCGGCCGGCTCTACGTGATGGGGGGCGCCAGGCGGGACGGCGTCAACACCAACAAG GTGCAGTGCTTTGACCCCAAGGAGGACCAGTGGAGCCTGCGGTCACCAGCGCCCTTCTCGCAGCGGTGTCTCGAGGCTGTCGCCCTGGAGGATACCATTTATGTGGTTGGGGGCCTCATGAGCAAAATCTTCACCTACAACCCTGGCATGGATGTCTGGGGGGAGGCAGCTGTCCTCCCCAGCCCTGTG GAGAGCTGTGGCGTGACTGTGTGTGATGGGAAAGTCCACATCCTTGGCGGGCGGGATGATCATGGGGAAAGCACCGACAGGATCTTCACCTTTGACCCCAGCAGTGGGCAGGTGGAGGCCCAGCCATCCCTGCAGCGCTGCACCAGCTCCCATGGCTGCGTCACCATCGTCCAGAGCCTGGGCAGGTGA